Genomic segment of Murdochiella vaginalis:
GCAATACTTGAAAATCCAGCTCATGACGACGGTATAGCCGATGGCAAGCATCAGGGCGCCCACAATGGGAATGGCGCCGAACACTTCGCCGAGACGACGGCTGCCGGTACGTTCTTTGGTGGCCATGCCGAAGGCGCCCACCGGGCCGGCTTCGGCCATACGGCCGAGCGCAAACTCTTCAATGATGCCCGTGGAGCCGATGAGCAGCACAAAGAGCAGATAGGGCAGAATGAAAGTCAAGCCGCCATATTTCTGTACCAAAATCGGGAAACGCCAAATGTTTCCCATGCCCACGGCGGAACCGATGCAGGCGAGGATGAATCCCCAGCGAGAGGCAAATCCATCGCGTTTTTCCACCGGAGCAGCATTTGTTGTGGAATTTGGATTAGTCATAGGACACCTCGTTATTTTTCTTCGTTCGGATACGGCTCAAGGAATGCATGGAAGTGACGCATGGGCAGGTTGTGTCCCCAGGTGATGCGCATATTCGGGATGCTTTCCCGGTCTTCATATAATTGTTTTACCGCGGCAATCACGTAATCCAGATGTTCTTTTGATAAGCGGCTGCGGTCGATGGCAAAGCGCACAACGTTGGCGACTTCGGCCTGTTGTTCCGGGGTCTTGAGATCATATTCCATCGAGAAATCGCCCAGCTCCGCCACGCGGATGCCGTAACGACGAATGAGCTCCAGCGAGAAGCCTTCACCGGCAAAGGATTCATGATCACGCTTGCCGTCAAAGAAGGTATCCATGTTGATGTAAACGGCATGGCCGCCCGCCGGCAATACAACACCTTTGACGCCGGCATTATAGAAGCCCTGTGCCAGATATTCGGCTTGCGCCACGCGTTCCTGCATATAATGAATATCGCAGCTTTCATAGAGTCCCACGGCCAGCGCCATAATGTCATGGCCGCTCATTCCGCCGTACGAATCGTTGCCGTAGCAGGAGATCTGCTTTACCTTCAACAACACGCCGACATCCCTTTTGACGGAGCCGTCTTCGTTGAAGTCGCAGAATTTTTGCCAGAAGAGTCCCTTGTCACGGAAGGCGAGCATGCCGCCCATGTTGGCATGGCCGTCTTTCTTTGCTGACATGGCGAAGACGTCGCAGTATTGGAACATTTCCGTTGCAATTTCAGCAATGGACTTGTCCGCATAGCCTTCTTCATTCATCTTGATGAAATACGCATTTTCCGCCCAGCGAGCCGCATCGAAGACGACCGGAATTTCATAGGAATGGGCAACCTCGTTGATGGCCTTGAGGTTCGCCATGGAAACCGGCTGTCCGCAGACGGGGTTGTTCGTAATGCAGCAGAAGACCAGCGGTACATTTTCCGGGCCGACGCCTTCAATGAGCTGCTTTAATTTCGAAATATCCATGTTGCCTTTGAACGGATTCTTTTCGTACTTTCCGCCTTCCGGCACTTCCCACAGCAGTTCCTTGTTATAAAGGTTTCTCGGGATAGAACCCATTTGTTTAATATTGCCTTCTGTGGTGTCAAAGTGACCATTGGAGGGAATGGTAAATTTCTTTCCGGGATGGCGTTCGTTGAGA
This window contains:
- a CDS encoding tryptophanase, whose product is MKKYELSVPTPHHFSYVVRDLPEVTVEQRERALKATHYNEFAFPSGMLSVDMLSDSGTTAMTNTQWAALFLGDEAYGRNTGYYVLLDTFRDIFERGGEKNWKKVLDLVRTDCRDVEKMMDEVYLQEYEGQFFNGGAAQMERPNSFIIQQGRAAESVLMEIVRNILNERHPGKKFTIPSNGHFDTTEGNIKQMGSIPRNLYNKELLWEVPEGGKYEKNPFKGNMDISKLKQLIEGVGPENVPLVFCCITNNPVCGQPVSMANLKAINEVAHSYEIPVVFDAARWAENAYFIKMNEEGYADKSIAEIATEMFQYCDVFAMSAKKDGHANMGGMLAFRDKGLFWQKFCDFNEDGSVKRDVGVLLKVKQISCYGNDSYGGMSGHDIMALAVGLYESCDIHYMQERVAQAEYLAQGFYNAGVKGVVLPAGGHAVYINMDTFFDGKRDHESFAGEGFSLELIRRYGIRVAELGDFSMEYDLKTPEQQAEVANVVRFAIDRSRLSKEHLDYVIAAVKQLYEDRESIPNMRITWGHNLPMRHFHAFLEPYPNEEK